One segment of Candidatus Manganitrophus noduliformans DNA contains the following:
- the glyS gene encoding glycine--tRNA ligase subunit beta: MPRSTSKKGTGAGATKKGRTTTAKPKEKSSQELLVEIGVEEIPSNIMAAALQQLREETAARLAPLGIPFDPPQVYGTPRRLILYLSQLAPQQETRIETVSGPAKKVGFDPQGNPTSAALGFAKSQGVAVSDLKVRQTEKGEYLFVEREVRGEATVVLLKKILPEIFSSLDFPRSMRWNGEGVAFVRPIRWIVALYGGEVVPFSYAGVKTDRISYGHRILSPGPFRVADFSDYRKKIRKASVLIDPKERYDLIVQEMADLAAEKKGRIEEDETLVWQAAFMVEYPKAVCGSFDLSFLEVPKEVIIAPMKEHQGYFPLEASDGKLLPNFITIVNNPSPKSETIRKGNERVLRARLVDAKFYFEKDRKSSLRNKVEGLTGVTFQEKLGTLYEKTQRLIHLSGFIAKQVDVPGEDAVQEAAMLCKADLVAGVVREFPSLQGTMGKIYAEMDGESRSIAVAIEEHYLPRYSGGALPRTPIGQVLAVADKLDTIVGCFGVGLIPSGSEDPYALRRQGLGLIQILVADGSPLRPLSLQAAISESIRLYEGQRKFSAGRVAEEVNTFLKQRVASYLQSEGVRYDLIDAVLARKLDRPHVMVDFARALVRFSTQPLFGPLMISFKRAIRILPKGFSGEVNVPLLKENVEKELHEAIHTVNKGIGDYWTKGRYEQILEMLATLYVPLNRFFEGVMVMDPNEEIRENRLSLLSWVRTLFNEFGDFSKIVEGESSPKPEQK, from the coding sequence ATGCCTCGTAGCACTTCCAAAAAAGGAACCGGCGCCGGGGCGACAAAAAAAGGGAGAACGACCACCGCGAAGCCGAAGGAAAAATCTTCGCAGGAGCTGCTGGTCGAAATCGGGGTCGAAGAGATCCCTTCAAATATCATGGCCGCTGCCCTTCAGCAGCTTCGGGAGGAGACCGCGGCGCGATTGGCCCCGCTTGGGATTCCTTTCGATCCCCCCCAGGTGTATGGAACCCCGCGGCGTCTGATCCTCTATCTTTCGCAACTGGCCCCCCAACAAGAGACGAGAATCGAGACAGTCTCCGGACCGGCAAAAAAGGTCGGGTTTGATCCGCAAGGGAATCCCACCTCCGCGGCGCTCGGCTTTGCAAAATCGCAGGGGGTGGCCGTCTCCGATCTCAAAGTCCGGCAGACCGAGAAGGGGGAATACCTCTTCGTCGAGCGAGAGGTGCGGGGGGAGGCGACCGTGGTCCTGCTTAAAAAAATCCTTCCTGAAATTTTCTCCTCGCTCGATTTTCCCCGGTCGATGCGCTGGAACGGTGAAGGGGTTGCCTTCGTCCGACCGATCCGCTGGATCGTGGCGCTTTATGGCGGAGAGGTCGTTCCGTTCTCCTACGCGGGGGTGAAGACCGATCGGATTTCCTACGGCCACCGGATCCTCTCCCCGGGGCCGTTTCGGGTGGCCGACTTTTCCGACTACCGGAAGAAAATTCGCAAGGCGTCCGTCCTGATCGACCCCAAAGAACGATATGATCTGATCGTCCAAGAAATGGCCGATCTCGCCGCCGAGAAAAAAGGTCGGATTGAGGAGGATGAAACGCTCGTTTGGCAGGCGGCGTTTATGGTAGAATATCCGAAAGCGGTCTGCGGTTCTTTCGATCTTTCCTTCTTAGAGGTTCCCAAAGAGGTGATCATCGCGCCGATGAAAGAGCACCAGGGCTATTTTCCCCTCGAAGCTTCCGACGGCAAGCTCCTTCCAAACTTCATTACCATCGTGAATAACCCGTCTCCCAAATCTGAAACAATCCGAAAAGGGAATGAGCGGGTATTGCGCGCTCGCCTGGTCGATGCGAAATTTTATTTTGAGAAAGACAGAAAGAGCTCATTAAGAAATAAAGTCGAGGGGCTCACGGGAGTCACCTTCCAAGAAAAACTAGGCACATTGTATGAGAAGACGCAGAGACTGATTCATCTTTCTGGTTTTATAGCAAAACAGGTCGACGTTCCCGGAGAAGATGCTGTTCAGGAGGCCGCCATGCTTTGTAAGGCGGACCTCGTTGCCGGCGTCGTCCGTGAATTTCCCTCGCTTCAAGGAACGATGGGGAAGATCTATGCCGAGATGGATGGAGAAAGTCGCTCCATTGCCGTCGCAATCGAGGAGCATTACCTTCCCCGCTACTCCGGCGGGGCCCTTCCCCGGACGCCGATCGGCCAGGTTCTGGCGGTCGCCGACAAGCTCGATACCATTGTCGGCTGCTTCGGCGTCGGCCTGATCCCCAGCGGCTCGGAAGATCCTTACGCTTTGCGGCGCCAGGGACTCGGCCTCATTCAAATTTTGGTCGCCGACGGCTCGCCGCTCCGGCCCCTCTCTCTTCAGGCCGCCATTTCGGAGTCGATCCGCCTCTATGAGGGTCAGCGGAAGTTTTCGGCCGGACGGGTGGCGGAGGAGGTGAACACCTTCCTGAAGCAGCGGGTCGCCTCTTATCTCCAATCCGAAGGGGTTCGCTACGATCTGATCGACGCGGTCCTTGCCCGAAAGCTCGACCGCCCCCATGTCATGGTCGATTTCGCGAGGGCGTTGGTCCGCTTCTCGACGCAGCCGCTCTTCGGACCGCTGATGATCAGCTTCAAGCGGGCCATCCGGATCCTCCCGAAAGGCTTTTCGGGCGAGGTCAACGTCCCCCTTCTAAAAGAAAATGTGGAGAAGGAGCTGCACGAAGCGATCCATACGGTCAATAAAGGAATCGGCGATTATTGGACAAAGGGCCGGTACGAGCAGATCCTGGAGATGCTCGCCACCTTATACGTTCCGCTGAACCGGTTTTTCGAAGGGGTGATGGTGATGGACCCCAATGAGGAGATCCGGGAGAACCGGCTGAGCCTCCTCTCCTGGGTCCGGACCCTCTTCAATGAGTTCGGTGATTTCTCAAAAATCGTGGAAGGGGAATCTTCTCCCAAACCGGAGCAGAAATGA
- a CDS encoding glycine--tRNA ligase subunit alpha encodes MTFQALFLSLHQYWAEQGCLILQSYDNEVGAGTFHPATFLRALGPEPWNAAYVQASRRPTDGRYGENPNRLQHYYQYQVILKPAPANIQDLYLKSLSSFGLRMEEHDIRFVQDDWESPTLGAWGLGWEVRLDGMEITQFTYFQEIGGIPLDPVSVEITYGLERVAMYLQQVDNVYDLAWNDTVSYGQVHHEGEVQFSRFNFEEANTEHLKAAFQRAEEESRALISKGLILPAYDYCIKSSHLFNLLDARGAISVTERTSYIARVRGLARLCAEGYLKQRQEAGFPLLKDKKNAS; translated from the coding sequence TTGACCTTTCAAGCGCTTTTTTTATCCCTCCATCAATACTGGGCCGAACAGGGCTGCTTGATTCTTCAGTCGTACGATAACGAGGTCGGCGCCGGGACCTTCCATCCGGCGACCTTTCTTCGCGCCCTCGGCCCGGAGCCGTGGAACGCCGCCTATGTACAGGCCTCCCGCCGGCCCACCGACGGCCGCTACGGGGAAAACCCGAACCGGCTTCAACATTACTACCAGTATCAGGTGATCCTGAAGCCGGCGCCGGCGAATATCCAAGATCTTTATCTGAAGAGCCTCTCCTCCTTCGGCCTCCGGATGGAGGAGCACGACATCCGATTCGTCCAAGACGATTGGGAGTCGCCGACGCTCGGGGCGTGGGGGCTCGGCTGGGAGGTCCGCCTCGACGGGATGGAGATTACCCAGTTCACCTATTTCCAGGAGATCGGCGGGATTCCGCTCGATCCGGTTTCAGTCGAAATCACTTATGGCTTGGAGCGGGTGGCGATGTATCTTCAGCAGGTCGATAATGTCTATGACCTGGCCTGGAACGACACGGTCTCCTACGGACAGGTCCATCACGAGGGAGAGGTCCAATTTTCCCGGTTTAATTTCGAGGAGGCAAATACGGAACACCTCAAGGCGGCCTTCCAGCGCGCCGAGGAAGAGTCGCGCGCCTTGATCTCGAAGGGACTGATCCTCCCCGCATACGACTATTGCATCAAGAGCTCCCACCTCTTTAACCTTCTCGATGCGCGCGGGGCGATCTCGGTGACGGAGCGGACGAGCTACATCGCCCGGGTGCGCGGGCTGGCCCGTCTCTGCGCCGAGGGATACCTGAAGCAGCGTCAGGAAGCCGGATTTCCTCTCCTAAAGGACAAGAAAAATGCCTCGTAG
- the pgaD gene encoding poly-beta-1,6-N-acetyl-D-glucosamine biosynthesis protein PgaD → MSAIIINEPRLQTLRQRYAYSLVTFVFWVFWLYLWLPLVSLVAWLLGINLFYQEMILQEGYLAFFELVGWYAVTILIMAAVLLGWAGYNLYRFRGKERRKSAAGVDPADIARQFAVEVDQLNQWHRAKRLTIHHNEEGAIDRVDVHLSDSSDKSPLGRGEG, encoded by the coding sequence ATGAGCGCGATCATCATTAATGAGCCCCGTTTGCAGACACTGCGGCAGCGCTACGCCTACTCGCTCGTCACCTTTGTTTTCTGGGTCTTTTGGCTTTACCTCTGGCTGCCGTTGGTCAGTCTGGTGGCATGGCTGCTCGGCATCAATCTTTTCTACCAGGAGATGATCCTGCAGGAAGGATACCTCGCCTTTTTTGAATTGGTCGGCTGGTATGCGGTGACGATTCTGATCATGGCGGCCGTGTTATTGGGCTGGGCCGGATACAATCTCTATCGTTTCCGAGGAAAGGAACGCCGCAAGAGCGCGGCCGGGGTCGATCCGGCCGACATTGCGCGCCAATTTGCCGTGGAGGTCGATCAACTCAACCAATGGCACAGGGCAAAACGGCTGACCATCCATCACAATGAGGAGGGGGCGATCGACCGCGTCGATGTTCATTTGTCTGATTCATCGGATAAAAGCCCCCTGGGGCGTGGCGAGGGATAA
- the pgaC gene encoding poly-beta-1,6-N-acetyl-D-glucosamine synthase, with protein sequence MADLFAQFLSVLYQFLFYYPFFMAYLWMIGALFYFRHWEAGPEHRVENVPALPEYPPVSIIVPCYNEGANVEETIQFLVNQKYPAFEIIAVNDGSSDQTGRMLDALAERHPPLRVVHLAKNQGKAMALSMGALMSKNEYLICIDGDALLDQHATTWIISHFLQGPRVGAVTGNPRVRTRSTLLGKIQVGEFSAIIGMIKRAQRIYGRVFTVSGVVSGFRKSALQQIGYWSLDTVTEDIDISWKLQMNHWDIRFEPNALCWILMPETIIGLWRQRLRWAQGGMEALIRYGNDMFSWRKRRMWGVCLEYFVSILWAYSMALVAVIWAARWIFPLPEILQIPSLIPGWHGVVLGTTCLVQFAVSLVIDSRYEKGIGKVYYWMVWYPMAYWLLSVFTTVVAVPKAVFKKHERRGRWESPDRGLRP encoded by the coding sequence ATGGCCGATCTCTTCGCACAGTTTCTTTCAGTACTCTATCAGTTTCTTTTTTATTACCCGTTCTTCATGGCCTATCTTTGGATGATCGGGGCCCTCTTTTATTTCAGGCATTGGGAGGCCGGTCCGGAACATCGCGTGGAGAATGTGCCGGCCTTGCCCGAGTACCCCCCCGTCTCCATCATCGTTCCCTGCTACAACGAAGGCGCAAACGTGGAGGAGACGATCCAGTTTCTGGTGAATCAGAAATACCCTGCTTTTGAGATTATCGCCGTCAACGACGGCAGCAGCGATCAGACGGGGCGGATGCTCGACGCGCTGGCGGAGCGTCATCCCCCGTTGCGGGTCGTTCATCTGGCAAAAAACCAGGGGAAGGCGATGGCCCTCTCGATGGGCGCGCTGATGTCCAAAAACGAATATCTGATCTGCATCGACGGCGACGCGCTGCTCGATCAACACGCGACGACGTGGATCATAAGCCACTTCCTGCAAGGACCCCGCGTCGGCGCGGTCACCGGCAATCCGCGCGTCCGGACGCGATCGACGCTGCTCGGGAAAATTCAGGTCGGCGAGTTCTCGGCGATCATCGGGATGATCAAGCGCGCCCAGCGCATTTATGGCCGCGTTTTCACGGTCTCGGGGGTTGTCTCCGGATTTCGCAAAAGCGCCCTGCAGCAGATCGGCTACTGGAGCCTCGACACCGTCACCGAAGACATCGACATCAGCTGGAAGCTGCAAATGAACCACTGGGATATCCGTTTTGAGCCGAACGCCCTGTGCTGGATTCTGATGCCTGAAACGATCATCGGGTTATGGCGCCAGCGCCTGCGTTGGGCGCAGGGAGGGATGGAGGCGCTGATACGATACGGCAATGACATGTTCTCCTGGCGCAAGCGTCGGATGTGGGGGGTCTGTCTGGAATACTTCGTCAGCATCCTCTGGGCCTACAGCATGGCGCTCGTCGCGGTCATCTGGGCGGCCCGATGGATTTTCCCATTGCCGGAGATCCTCCAGATCCCTTCACTGATTCCCGGCTGGCACGGCGTGGTGCTCGGCACCACCTGTCTTGTGCAATTTGCAGTGAGTCTGGTCATTGATTCACGTTATGAAAAAGGGATCGGCAAAGTGTACTACTGGATGGTCTGGTATCCAATGGCCTACTGGCTGTTGAGTGTCTTTACCACCGTGGTCGCCGTTCCCAAGGCTGTTTTTAAGAAACACGAGCGGCGCGGCCGTTGGGAAAGTCCCGACCGGGGGTTGCGGCCATGA
- the pgaB gene encoding poly-beta-1,6-N-acetyl-D-glucosamine N-deacetylase PgaB, protein MIRWADLALLIIMIGVIGFSPLPAMAENRFTVLAYHDIRDEGAEPGVVTLRTETLVAHFSWLREQGYKVISLEEVVAANEGRRPLPDNAVLLTFDDGYQSMYTRVYPLLKLFNYPAVVAVVGKWMEAGSGERVAYDKEQVPRERFLSWSQVKEMVDSGLVEVASHSDDLHQGLLANPQGNDQPAATALRYDAESGRYETAEAYLQRIRRDLSQSIQAIERHTGRKPRAVIWPYGSYNRETVEIARSLGMTITMGLDGGPNDASDLSALRRVFIMHNASLADLVSDLRHFVPPRRIRVAQVDLDYIFDEDPARQEQNLGLLLDRVKQLGINTVYLQAFADPDGNGSAEALYFPNRHLPVRADLFNRVAWQLHKRAGVQVYAWMPVLGFTFKEDHPLSKFSVQTEAPTRASHGPTGHPRLSPFHPAVREAIGEIYEDLAKQAYFSGLLFHDDAYLSDFEDAGPWALVYYRDRWSLPHSIAEIRRSPEFRDKWSRHKTEFLVDWTKELADRVRKFRPEIKTARNLYAGVVLNPEWEQWFGQSLPAFLASYDYTAVMAMPYLEGAENPDEWLLALVRRIAAVPGGLDRTVFELQSVDWKTKTPIEGKTLARQMQLLRRNGALNLGYYPDDFIKGHPELSEIQRGMSLSPNSNK, encoded by the coding sequence ATGATCCGATGGGCGGATCTCGCGCTTCTCATCATCATGATCGGGGTGATCGGGTTTTCCCCTTTACCGGCCATGGCCGAGAATCGCTTTACCGTTCTTGCTTATCACGATATTCGGGATGAAGGGGCCGAGCCGGGGGTGGTCACCCTCCGGACCGAGACCCTCGTCGCGCACTTTTCCTGGCTGCGGGAGCAAGGCTATAAAGTGATCAGCCTTGAAGAGGTCGTGGCGGCGAATGAGGGACGGCGCCCGCTTCCGGACAATGCGGTGTTGCTGACGTTCGACGACGGCTATCAAAGCATGTACACGCGGGTCTACCCTCTCCTCAAGTTGTTCAACTACCCCGCCGTCGTCGCGGTGGTCGGGAAGTGGATGGAAGCCGGTTCCGGCGAGCGGGTCGCCTACGATAAGGAGCAGGTGCCGCGGGAACGTTTTCTTTCCTGGAGCCAAGTGAAAGAAATGGTCGATTCCGGTCTGGTGGAGGTTGCCTCTCACAGCGATGACCTGCACCAAGGCCTTCTTGCCAATCCCCAGGGAAATGATCAGCCGGCGGCCACGGCGCTCCGATACGACGCGGAGAGCGGCCGTTACGAAACGGCAGAGGCCTATTTACAACGGATCCGCCGCGATCTCTCTCAAAGCATTCAGGCGATCGAACGACACACCGGCCGGAAGCCGCGCGCCGTCATCTGGCCTTACGGCAGCTACAACCGGGAAACGGTCGAGATTGCGCGATCGCTCGGCATGACAATCACGATGGGGCTCGACGGCGGACCGAATGACGCAAGCGACCTCTCGGCGCTCCGCCGGGTGTTCATCATGCACAACGCCTCGCTGGCCGACCTTGTTTCAGACCTGCGTCACTTTGTTCCGCCGCGCCGAATCCGGGTCGCGCAGGTCGATCTCGACTATATTTTTGATGAAGATCCGGCGCGGCAGGAGCAGAATCTCGGTCTTTTACTCGACCGGGTCAAACAACTCGGCATCAATACCGTTTATTTGCAGGCCTTCGCCGACCCCGACGGGAACGGCAGTGCGGAGGCGCTCTACTTTCCGAATCGCCATCTCCCGGTTCGCGCCGATCTTTTTAATCGCGTTGCCTGGCAATTGCACAAACGGGCCGGCGTGCAGGTCTATGCCTGGATGCCGGTGCTTGGATTTACATTTAAAGAGGATCATCCCCTCTCGAAGTTCTCGGTACAAACGGAAGCGCCCACCCGAGCGTCACATGGACCGACCGGACACCCGCGGCTCTCACCGTTCCATCCCGCCGTTCGAGAGGCCATTGGAGAGATCTATGAAGATCTGGCCAAGCAGGCTTATTTCTCCGGCCTTCTCTTCCATGATGATGCTTATCTATCCGATTTCGAAGATGCCGGGCCCTGGGCGCTGGTTTATTACAGAGACCGGTGGAGCCTGCCGCATTCCATCGCCGAGATTCGCCGCTCTCCCGAATTTCGCGACAAATGGAGCCGGCACAAGACCGAATTCCTTGTCGATTGGACAAAAGAGCTCGCCGATCGGGTCAGAAAGTTTCGCCCCGAAATAAAAACGGCCCGGAATCTCTATGCCGGCGTGGTTTTGAATCCCGAATGGGAACAATGGTTCGGCCAGTCTCTCCCGGCCTTTCTGGCGAGTTATGACTATACCGCGGTGATGGCGATGCCTTACCTCGAAGGGGCGGAGAATCCGGACGAGTGGCTCCTCGCGCTGGTCCGGCGGATCGCCGCCGTACCCGGCGGGCTGGACCGGACGGTTTTTGAACTACAAAGCGTCGACTGGAAAACCAAAACGCCGATCGAAGGGAAGACGCTCGCTCGGCAGATGCAGCTGCTCAGGAGAAACGGCGCGCTGAATCTCGGTTATTATCCGGACGATTTTATCAAGGGGCATCCGGAGTTGTCCGAGATACAACGCGGGATGTCGCTCAGCCCCAACTCAAACAAGTAG
- the pgaA gene encoding poly-beta-1,6 N-acetyl-D-glucosamine export porin PgaA, with product MMLLCLFGLIGPLEAADSPKVRYEKALQLARDGKHDAALPMLRQLAEEFPKEPFYLYDYMTVLSWAGRDQEVLSLRSRVDLAAAPPYLLETLGRSARNIRDYPLAIRFYEMATKKAPERVEGGLGLARAHLDNGAPQKAIPILQRLDEKHPKRVDILEALAEAYRLDQKNIEALAVYHRILHLDPEHREARRQRILIAAQLGAHDLAASLARENPALLSDEEFERIIGDQAAQSIRFQKADAAIPLLQEQLSRLEGRGQSSSPAYQRARFDLMAALRDRERMEEVIALYETLSAEGIEIPDYALRAAADAYIHEQDPEKARDIYMKILERNPDDFDAKLALFYAYFDTGEYSSALKLIDTVAAEEQDPSRKLRAESVAAMGYAWAGQLSKAQRRFELLLERQPNDPYLHSNLGYVFLWRGWPRRAEEEFHLSQSIEPEVLDAQIGEVGAERDLFEFRAAEEGIIGLETRYPDHRQVERLRRSWNIHNMRELRVAVSGRHNSGTQEGAKDLAVDLLLYSRPLDYNYRVFAHGLYSRSEFPEGDGLYRRYGAGLEYRARDIKVEGELSTGASPDTELGLSLRAAWMPNDFWTWGATLDTYSNDVPLRGRLNEEVKGWSVGLSAGYRFHESRSIGAGVQWLDFSDGNRRISYSLVGYQRLINRPTYKLDGRLGFYGSNNTLENASYYNPSSDLSAEIGLTNEWLVFRRYQRSFLHRLGGTVGTYLQRGFGSNGTWGVFYEHEWNLNDRLYLLYGVGRFRPVYDGVSETSIRWYVTLNWRF from the coding sequence ATGATGCTGCTCTGTTTGTTTGGATTGATCGGTCCGCTCGAAGCGGCCGATTCCCCGAAAGTCCGTTATGAGAAAGCATTGCAACTGGCCCGCGACGGAAAACATGACGCGGCCCTTCCGATGCTTCGACAACTGGCGGAGGAATTTCCGAAAGAGCCTTTCTACCTCTACGATTACATGACGGTGCTCAGCTGGGCGGGACGGGATCAAGAGGTTCTCTCCCTTCGATCGCGCGTCGATCTTGCAGCGGCCCCCCCTTATCTTCTGGAGACCCTCGGCCGATCGGCCCGCAATATCCGGGATTATCCGCTGGCGATCCGTTTTTATGAAATGGCGACGAAAAAAGCGCCCGAGCGGGTGGAGGGGGGACTCGGTCTGGCGCGGGCCCATTTGGATAATGGCGCCCCTCAAAAAGCGATCCCGATTCTGCAACGCTTGGATGAAAAACATCCAAAACGAGTCGACATTCTCGAAGCGCTCGCCGAGGCCTACCGGCTCGATCAAAAAAACATCGAGGCATTGGCCGTGTACCACCGGATCCTGCATCTGGATCCGGAACATCGGGAAGCCCGGCGCCAGCGCATCCTGATCGCCGCACAATTGGGGGCCCATGACCTGGCCGCCTCCCTGGCGCGTGAAAACCCGGCGCTTCTCAGTGATGAAGAGTTTGAAAGAATTATCGGCGATCAAGCGGCGCAGTCGATCCGCTTTCAAAAGGCCGACGCCGCCATCCCGCTTCTCCAAGAGCAGTTAAGCCGCCTGGAAGGGCGAGGCCAATCGAGCTCGCCGGCCTATCAGCGTGCCCGGTTCGATCTGATGGCGGCGCTCCGGGACCGGGAAAGGATGGAAGAGGTGATCGCGCTTTATGAGACGCTGTCGGCCGAAGGGATCGAGATTCCCGACTATGCGTTGCGCGCCGCGGCCGATGCCTACATCCACGAACAAGATCCGGAGAAGGCGCGCGATATTTATATGAAGATTCTGGAGCGCAATCCCGACGATTTTGACGCCAAGCTCGCCCTTTTTTACGCCTATTTTGATACGGGAGAATATTCCTCCGCCCTGAAATTGATCGATACGGTGGCCGCCGAAGAGCAGGACCCTTCGCGAAAGTTGCGCGCCGAATCGGTCGCCGCGATGGGGTATGCCTGGGCGGGACAGCTCTCCAAGGCTCAACGGCGTTTTGAATTATTGTTGGAGCGGCAACCGAACGATCCCTATCTTCACTCGAACCTTGGATATGTTTTTTTGTGGCGGGGATGGCCGAGACGCGCGGAGGAAGAATTCCATCTGAGCCAGTCGATCGAACCGGAAGTGCTTGATGCGCAGATCGGCGAGGTCGGAGCGGAGCGCGATCTTTTCGAATTTCGCGCTGCGGAAGAAGGGATCATCGGGCTCGAAACACGCTACCCCGATCATCGTCAGGTAGAAAGACTCCGGCGGAGTTGGAACATCCACAACATGCGAGAGCTGCGGGTGGCGGTGTCGGGCCGGCACAACAGCGGGACACAGGAGGGGGCGAAAGATCTCGCGGTCGATCTCCTGCTCTACTCGCGTCCCCTCGATTACAATTATCGCGTTTTTGCGCATGGGCTTTACAGCCGCTCCGAATTTCCGGAAGGGGACGGCCTCTACCGGCGTTACGGCGCGGGCCTCGAATATCGCGCGCGGGATATCAAAGTCGAGGGGGAGCTTTCGACCGGCGCTTCGCCCGATACCGAATTGGGGCTCAGCCTGCGCGCCGCCTGGATGCCGAATGATTTCTGGACCTGGGGGGCGACTCTGGACACCTACAGCAACGACGTGCCGCTGCGGGGCCGCCTCAACGAAGAGGTGAAGGGTTGGTCGGTCGGCCTGAGCGCCGGTTATCGATTTCACGAATCACGCTCGATCGGGGCCGGAGTCCAATGGCTCGATTTCAGCGACGGCAACCGCCGGATCTCCTATTCCTTGGTCGGATATCAACGTTTGATCAACCGCCCGACCTACAAACTCGATGGACGGCTCGGCTTCTACGGCTCCAACAACACGCTGGAGAACGCCTCATATTATAATCCGAGCAGCGATCTGTCGGCCGAAATCGGCTTGACCAACGAGTGGCTGGTCTTCCGCCGTTATCAGCGATCATTTTTACATCGCCTCGGAGGGACGGTCGGAACGTACCTGCAGCGCGGTTTCGGATCGAACGGCACCTGGGGCGTTTTTTATGAGCATGAGTGGAATCTGAACGATCGGCTCTACCTGCTCTATGGGGTCGGACGGTTCCGCCCCGTTTATGACGGCGTTTCAGAGACATCGATCCGCTGGTATGTGACATTGAACTGGAGATTTTAA
- the recO gene encoding DNA repair protein RecO has protein sequence MSLLTTPAIVLGSIKLGEADKLVTFFTAKKGKLKGVAKGARRVKSRFGASLEPFTHCNLVVFEKPGDKLARVNQSDIVHSFQKLRENWGEIHLASHMAHLVQRMTPEGEQNLLVYRLLLEGLTFLERGADPELSTLLFVVRLVSFSGYQPRWDRCLKCHRPMGERIYFSPADGGTVCTQCAHGPLATISQGTLAFLRASQKMDYTVAHRLKPSPAMRSEIRTIFGQHMTYITGMPAPAWAAEAPSAPSRS, from the coding sequence ATGTCTTTACTGACCACGCCGGCGATCGTCCTCGGGAGCATTAAGCTCGGCGAGGCCGATAAGCTGGTCACCTTCTTTACCGCCAAGAAGGGAAAGCTCAAGGGGGTCGCCAAAGGAGCCCGCCGTGTGAAGAGCCGGTTCGGGGCCTCCCTGGAGCCGTTTACCCACTGCAATCTCGTCGTTTTCGAAAAACCGGGGGACAAGTTGGCCCGGGTCAACCAATCCGACATCGTCCACTCTTTTCAAAAACTCCGGGAGAACTGGGGGGAGATTCATCTCGCCTCCCATATGGCCCATCTGGTGCAGCGGATGACACCAGAGGGGGAGCAGAATCTCTTGGTCTACCGGCTTCTTTTAGAGGGGCTGACCTTTCTCGAGCGGGGGGCCGACCCGGAGCTCTCCACCCTGCTCTTTGTCGTCCGTCTTGTTTCCTTTTCCGGTTATCAACCCCGTTGGGACCGCTGCCTGAAATGCCATCGGCCGATGGGGGAGCGAATTTACTTTTCCCCCGCCGACGGCGGGACCGTCTGCACCCAATGCGCCCACGGGCCGCTGGCGACGATCTCGCAGGGGACCCTCGCTTTTCTTCGGGCTTCTCAGAAGATGGACTATACCGTCGCCCATCGCCTGAAGCCTTCCCCCGCCATGCGGTCGGAGATCCGAACCATCTTCGGCCAACATATGACCTACATTACCGGGATGCCGGCCCCCGCCTGGGCCGCAGAGGCCCCTTCGGCGCCGAGCCGGTCCTAA